One part of the Vicia villosa cultivar HV-30 ecotype Madison, WI linkage group LG6, Vvil1.0, whole genome shotgun sequence genome encodes these proteins:
- the LOC131609580 gene encoding protein CELLULOSE SYNTHASE INTERACTIVE 3-like, translated as MEEDGVDASCSIEDWLVHVEELVPIALGKAEEVKVKVKGFSARWKMIISRLEQIPLMLSNLSSHPCFSKNALCKEQLQAVSSLLRDAIESAELCLKEKYEGKLQMQSDLDALIGRMDLNLRDCGLLIKTGMLGEATASSVSGSVEQSDAAAHNNIRELLARLQIGHLESKHKALDCVVEVMKEDEKNVLDVLSRSNISALVQLLTASSTRIREKTVTVICSLVESGSCEDWLVSEGVLPPLIRLVESGSAVGREKAAISLQRLSMSADTSREIVGHGGVCPLIELCRTGDSVSQAAAACTLKNISAVPEVRQVLAEEGIVKVMINLLASGMLLGSKEYAAECLQNLTASNESLKRSVVSEGGVRTLLSYLDGPLPQESAVAALRNLIGSVSEETLVSLGLLPRLVHVLKSGSSGAQQAAASAICRVSSSTEMKKSVGESGCIPLLVKMLEAKPNSAREVAAQALSCLMTVSYNRREVKKDDKSVPNLVQLLDPSPQNNAKKYAVLCLGLISSSKKCKKLMISYGAIGYLKKLNEMDIPGAKKLHERLEKGKLRGLFGKKIV; from the coding sequence ATGGAGGAAGATGGTGTTGATGCAAGTTGTTCAATAGAAGATTGGTTGGTACATGTAGAGGAACTTGTTCCTATAGCTCTTGGTAAAGCAGAAGAGGTTAAGGTTAAGGTTAAAGGTTTTTCTGCTAGATGGAAGATGATCATATCTAGATTAGAACAGATTCCGTTGATGTTATCGAATTTATCTAGTCATCCGTGTTTCTCGAAGAATGCTCTTTGCAAGGAGCAGTTGCAGGCTGTTTCGAGTTTGCTCAGAGACGCGATTGAATCAGCTGAGTTGTGTTTGAAGGAGAAATATGAAGGTAAGCTTCAGATGCAGAGTGATCTGGACGCGTTGATTGGGAGAATGGATTTGAATTTACGAGATTGTGGACTTTTGATCAAAACTGGTATGCTTGGCGAGGCTACTGCGTCGTCCGTGTCTGGTTCTGTCGAACAATCAGATGCtgcagcacataataacataagGGAGTTACTCGCGCGGCTTCAGATCGGTCATTTGGAATCGAAGCACAAAGCTTTGGATTGTGTTGTTGAGGTTATGAAAGAAGATGAAAAGAATGTTTTGGATGTTTTGAGCAGGAGCAACATTTCTGCATTGGTTCAATTGCTTACAGCATCATCAACAAGGATAAGGGAGAAAACAGTTACTGTTATATGCTCGCTCGTCGAATCAGGTAGCTGCGAGGATTGGTTAGTTTCCGAAGGCGTTCTTCCGCCTCTTATAAGACTCGTTGAATCAGGCAGTGCTGTAGGTAGAGAAAAGGCTGCGATATCGCTTCAGAGGCTATCTATGTCGGCTGATACGTCACGTGAAATAGTCGGACACGGAGGCGTTTGTCCGCTGATCGAGCTCTGTCGAACCGGAGATTCTGTTTCGCAGGCTGCTGCAGCTTGTACATTAAAGAACATATCAGCTGTTCCTGAGGTGAGACAAGTTTTAGCCGAGGAAGGGATTGTTAAGGTTATGATCAATCTGTTAGCCTCTGGAATGTTGTTAGGCTCCAAAGAATATGCAGCAGAATGTTTGCAGAATCTCACTGCAAGCAACGAAAGCCTAAAAAGAAGCGTTGTATCCGAAGGCGGTGTTAGGACTCTTTTATCCTATCTCGACGGTCCACTTCCTCAAGAATCCGCTGTCGCTGCATTGAGAAATTTAATCGGATCGGTTTCTGAGGAAACATTGGTTTCGTTAGGACTACTTCCGCGTTTGGTCCACGTCCTAAAATCCGGATCCTCGGGAGCGCAACAGGCCGCTGCATCAGCAATCTGCAGAGTTAGCAGCTCGACCGAGATGAAAAAATCGGTCGGCGAATCCGGCTGCATTCCTCTCCTAGTTAAGATGCTTGAAGCTAAACCAAACAGTGCAAGAGAAGTTGCTGCACAAGCATTATCATGCTTGATGACAGTGTCTTATAACAGAAGAGAAGTTAAAAAAGATGATAAAAGTGTGCCTAATTTGGTTCAGTTGCTTGATCCTAGTCCACAAAACAATGCAAAAAAATATGCAGTTCTTTGCCTAGGATTGATTTCTTCAAGTAAGAAATGTAAGAAGCTAATGATCTCATATGGTGCTATTGGATATTTGAAGAAACTTAATGAGATGGATATTCCAGGTGCTAAAAAGTTACATGAGAGATTAGAAAAAGGAAAGTTGAGAGGTTTGTTTGGTAAGAAAATAGTGTAA